The following are from one region of the Cyanobium gracile PCC 6307 genome:
- a CDS encoding proline--tRNA ligase, whose amino-acid sequence MRVSRLMLVTLRDDPAEAEITSHKLLLRAGYMRRLAPGIFAYLPLLWRVLQKISAIVREEMAAVDALETLLPQLQPADLWRRSGRWDGYTAGEGIMFHLVDRQERPLGLGPTHEEVVTALAADLLRSYRQLPVCLYQIQTKFRDEIRPRFGLMRGREFIMKDAYSFHADEACLRRTYAAMDGAYRRIFERCGLRTVAVEADSGAIGGSASQEFMVTAEAGEDLILTSPDGRYAANQERAVSLPEPAVPLPAGPCRALATPVQTSIEDLCTAHGFDPTQTVKVLLLLARFAAAPDRGVLVCLRGDQQLNDVKLANAVTARCPDAGALLEIGPLLAEHLDADSAVPFGFLGPHLGDLSLRQPDPRAAAAPLLRLADPSAAELEAFVCGANRVDEHLVGACWGELCPLPEVVDLRAAQPGERCRHDPSQRLEAARGIEVGHIFQLGRKYSEALEARFTNEAGEDEPLWMGCYGIGVSRLAQAAVEQHHDADGIRWPVAIAPYTVIIVIASSQDPVQVALAEELYGRLLAAGIDVLLDDRPERAGVKFKDADLIGIPWRLVVGRGAGERAVELVDRSGGTGKRDLTADAALEQLVERVGLQGASP is encoded by the coding sequence ATGCGCGTCTCCCGCCTGATGCTGGTGACGCTTCGCGACGACCCGGCCGAAGCCGAGATCACCTCCCACAAGCTGCTGCTCCGGGCCGGCTACATGCGCCGCCTGGCGCCCGGGATCTTCGCCTACCTGCCCCTGCTGTGGCGGGTGCTTCAGAAGATCTCCGCCATCGTCCGCGAGGAGATGGCCGCGGTCGACGCCCTCGAAACCCTGCTGCCCCAGCTGCAGCCCGCCGATCTCTGGCGCCGCAGTGGCCGCTGGGACGGGTACACCGCCGGGGAGGGGATCATGTTTCACCTGGTCGATCGCCAGGAACGCCCCCTCGGCCTCGGTCCCACCCACGAGGAGGTGGTCACCGCGCTGGCGGCCGACCTGCTGCGCTCCTACCGCCAGCTGCCGGTCTGCCTGTATCAGATCCAGACCAAGTTCCGCGATGAGATCCGGCCCCGGTTCGGCCTGATGCGGGGACGCGAATTCATCATGAAGGACGCCTACTCCTTCCATGCCGACGAGGCCTGCCTGCGGCGCACCTATGCCGCCATGGACGGGGCCTACCGGCGCATCTTCGAGCGCTGCGGCCTGCGGACCGTGGCGGTGGAGGCGGACAGCGGCGCCATCGGCGGTTCCGCCAGCCAGGAGTTCATGGTCACCGCCGAGGCTGGTGAGGACCTGATCCTGACCAGTCCCGACGGCCGCTACGCCGCCAACCAGGAGCGGGCGGTCTCCCTTCCGGAGCCCGCCGTCCCCCTGCCGGCCGGCCCCTGCCGGGCCCTGGCCACCCCGGTGCAGACGAGCATCGAGGACCTCTGCACGGCCCATGGCTTCGATCCCACCCAGACGGTGAAGGTGCTGCTGCTGTTGGCCCGCTTCGCCGCGGCCCCCGACCGCGGGGTGCTGGTGTGCCTGCGGGGCGACCAGCAGCTCAACGACGTCAAGCTGGCCAATGCCGTGACGGCCCGCTGCCCGGACGCCGGCGCCCTGCTGGAGATCGGGCCGCTGCTGGCGGAACACCTCGATGCCGACTCCGCCGTTCCCTTCGGCTTCCTGGGCCCCCACCTGGGCGATCTGTCCCTGCGGCAGCCGGATCCCCGGGCGGCCGCCGCTCCCCTGCTGCGGCTCGCCGATCCCTCCGCCGCCGAGCTGGAGGCCTTCGTCTGCGGCGCCAACCGCGTCGATGAGCACCTGGTGGGGGCCTGCTGGGGCGAGCTTTGCCCGCTGCCCGAGGTGGTGGATCTGCGGGCGGCCCAGCCGGGGGAGCGCTGCCGGCACGACCCCTCCCAGCGGCTGGAGGCGGCTCGGGGCATCGAGGTGGGCCACATCTTCCAGCTGGGGCGGAAGTATTCCGAAGCCCTGGAGGCCCGCTTCACCAACGAGGCCGGCGAGGACGAACCCCTGTGGATGGGCTGCTACGGCATCGGCGTCTCGCGCCTGGCCCAGGCCGCCGTGGAGCAGCACCACGACGCCGACGGCATCCGCTGGCCCGTGGCGATCGCTCCTTACACGGTCATCATCGTCATCGCCAGCAGCCAGGACCCGGTCCAGGTGGCTCTGGCCGAAGAGCTCTACGGCCGCCTGCTCGCGGCGGGAATTGACGTGCTGCTGGATGATCGGCCCGAGCGGGCCGGTGTGAAGTTCAAGGACGCCGATCTGATCGGCATCCCCTGGCGGCTGGTGGTGGGCCGTGGCGCCGGCGAGCGTGCGGTGGAGCTGGTGGACCGCAGCGGGGGCACCGGCAAGCGGGACCTGACGGCGGACGCTGCCCTCGAGCAGCTCGTGGAGCGGGTCGGGCTCCAGGGTGCATCCCCGTAG
- the psb27 gene encoding photosystem II protein Psb27, whose protein sequence is MVAFLRRSLLRPLLALGLCLCLGLGGCSQAAAGLSGNYVDDTVSVAQTLLTTISLPQDDPARQEAEVQARQLINGYTALYRPRQDIHSLASFTTMQTAVNALAAHYAGYANRPLPDPLRSRLEKELKKAEASAVRGA, encoded by the coding sequence TTGGTCGCCTTCCTGCGCCGCAGCCTGCTCCGTCCCCTTCTGGCCCTCGGCCTGTGTCTCTGCCTTGGACTGGGCGGCTGCAGCCAGGCCGCGGCCGGCCTCAGCGGCAATTACGTCGATGACACCGTCAGCGTGGCCCAGACCCTGCTGACCACCATCTCCCTGCCCCAGGACGACCCCGCCCGCCAGGAGGCGGAGGTGCAGGCCCGCCAGCTGATCAACGGCTACACCGCCCTCTACCGGCCCCGCCAGGACATCCACAGCCTGGCCTCCTTCACCACCATGCAGACCGCCGTCAACGCGCTGGCGGCCCACTACGCCGGCTACGCCAACCGTCCCCTGCCCGATCCCCTGCGCAGCCGCCTGGAGAAGGAGCTCAAGAAAGCGGAAGCATCGGCCGTGCGCGGCGCCTGA
- a CDS encoding adenylosuccinate synthase, giving the protein MANVVVIGAQWGDEGKGKITDLLSRSADVVVRYQGGVNAGHTIVVEDRVLKLHLIPSGILYPDTICLIGSGTVVDPKVMLGEIDTLLELEIDVSGLKLASTAHVTMPYHRLLDLAMEQRRGDRRIGTTGRGIGPTYADKSERNGIRVIDLLDADCLRDRLLGPLAEKNDLLEKVYGIPALDPEAVIEEYAAYGRRLAPHVVDCTRTIHEAARARKNILFEGAQGTLLDLDHGTYPYVTSSNPVSGGACIGAGVGPTLIDRVIGVAKAYTTRVGEGPFPTELEGSLNDHLCDRGGEFGTTTGRRRRCGWFDGVIGRYAVQVNGLDCLAITKLDVLDELDEIQVCVAYELDCRRIDYFPSSSDEFARCRPVFRSLPGWQCSTADCRSLEDLPPTAMAYLRFLAELMEVPIAIVSLGAQRDQTIVVEDPIHGPKRALLSV; this is encoded by the coding sequence TTGGCCAATGTTGTCGTCATCGGTGCGCAATGGGGTGACGAAGGGAAAGGCAAGATCACCGATCTGCTGAGTCGCTCCGCCGATGTCGTGGTCCGCTATCAGGGCGGGGTCAACGCCGGGCACACCATCGTCGTCGAGGACCGGGTCCTCAAGCTGCATCTGATCCCGTCCGGGATCCTCTACCCGGACACCATCTGCCTGATCGGGTCGGGCACGGTGGTGGACCCCAAGGTCATGCTCGGCGAGATCGACACGCTCCTGGAGCTGGAGATTGACGTCTCCGGGCTGAAGCTGGCCTCCACGGCCCACGTGACAATGCCCTACCACCGCCTGCTCGACCTGGCGATGGAGCAGCGCCGCGGCGACCGCCGCATCGGCACCACCGGCCGCGGCATCGGGCCCACCTACGCCGACAAGTCCGAGCGCAACGGCATCCGGGTGATCGACCTGCTCGATGCCGACTGCCTGCGCGACCGCCTGCTGGGGCCCCTGGCGGAGAAGAACGACCTGCTCGAGAAGGTCTACGGGATCCCCGCCCTCGATCCGGAGGCGGTGATCGAGGAGTACGCCGCCTACGGCCGTCGGCTGGCCCCGCACGTGGTGGACTGCACCCGCACCATCCACGAGGCGGCCCGGGCCCGCAAGAACATCCTGTTCGAGGGGGCCCAGGGCACCCTGCTCGACCTCGACCACGGCACCTACCCCTACGTCACCTCCTCCAATCCGGTGTCGGGCGGCGCCTGCATCGGCGCCGGTGTCGGCCCCACCCTGATCGACCGCGTCATCGGCGTGGCCAAGGCGTACACCACCCGGGTGGGTGAGGGCCCCTTCCCCACCGAGCTGGAGGGCAGCCTCAACGACCACCTCTGCGACCGGGGCGGCGAGTTCGGCACCACCACCGGCCGGCGGCGGCGCTGCGGCTGGTTCGACGGGGTGATCGGCCGCTACGCGGTGCAGGTGAACGGGCTCGACTGCCTGGCGATCACCAAGCTGGATGTCCTCGATGAGCTGGACGAGATCCAGGTCTGCGTGGCCTACGAGCTCGACTGCCGCCGTATCGACTACTTCCCCAGCAGCTCCGACGAATTCGCCCGCTGCCGGCCCGTCTTCCGCAGCCTGCCCGGCTGGCAGTGCTCCACCGCCGACTGCCGCAGCCTGGAGGATCTGCCCCCCACCGCCATGGCCTACCTGCGCTTCCTGGCCGAGCTGATGGAGGTCCCGATCGCCATCGTCTCCCTCGGCGCCCAGCGCGACCAGACGATCGTCGTCGAGGATCCCATCCACGGCCCCAAGCGCGCCCTGCTCAGCGTCTGA
- a CDS encoding adenosine kinase, whose protein sequence is MTSTAKRFDVVGIGNAIVDVLVQADDAFIKAHGLTKGTMALVDEAQAERLYASVGAGLETSGGSAANTLAGIAQLGGRAGFIGRVRDDQLGAIFAHDIRAVGASFETPPAASGPSTARCLILVTPDAQRTMCTYLGASVGLDPADLDLEMVRQAKVLYLEGYLWDSEEAKRAFIAAAEVMRASGGEVALSLSDAFCVERHRESFLELVDGHVDVLFANEMEITALYGTDSFEAAADQVRGRCRVAALTRSERGSLLLSGETTLAIEPFHLGPLVDTTGAGDLYAAGFLYGHTRGESLERCGRLGSLCAGQVVTQLGPRPQASLPELVARHLG, encoded by the coding sequence TTGACCAGCACCGCCAAGCGCTTCGACGTGGTCGGCATCGGCAATGCCATCGTCGATGTGCTCGTCCAGGCCGACGACGCCTTCATCAAGGCCCACGGCCTCACCAAGGGCACCATGGCCCTGGTGGATGAGGCCCAGGCCGAGCGGCTCTACGCCAGTGTCGGCGCCGGCCTGGAGACCTCCGGCGGCTCGGCCGCCAACACCCTGGCGGGCATCGCCCAGCTGGGCGGCCGGGCGGGCTTCATCGGCCGGGTCCGGGACGACCAGCTCGGCGCGATCTTCGCCCACGACATCCGGGCCGTGGGGGCGAGCTTCGAGACCCCTCCGGCCGCCAGCGGTCCCTCCACCGCCCGCTGCCTGATCCTGGTCACCCCCGATGCCCAGCGCACCATGTGCACCTACCTGGGGGCCTCGGTGGGGCTGGACCCCGCCGACCTCGACCTGGAGATGGTGCGCCAGGCGAAAGTGCTGTATCTGGAGGGCTACCTCTGGGACAGCGAGGAGGCCAAGCGCGCCTTCATCGCCGCCGCCGAGGTGATGCGCGCCAGCGGCGGCGAGGTGGCTCTCTCCCTCTCCGATGCCTTCTGTGTCGAGCGCCACCGGGAGAGTTTCCTGGAGCTGGTCGACGGCCATGTCGATGTGCTGTTCGCCAACGAGATGGAGATCACCGCCCTCTACGGCACCGACAGCTTCGAGGCGGCGGCCGACCAGGTCCGCGGCCGCTGCAGGGTGGCGGCCCTCACCCGCAGCGAGCGGGGCTCACTGCTGCTGAGCGGCGAGACGACCCTGGCGATCGAGCCCTTCCACCTCGGCCCCCTGGTGGACACCACCGGTGCCGGTGACCTCTACGCCGCCGGCTTCCTCTACGGCCACACCCGGGGTGAGAGCCTGGAGCGCTGCGGACGGCTCGGTTCCCTCTGTGCCGGCCAGGTGGTCACCCAGCTGGGCCCCCGTCCCCAGGCCTCCCTGCCGGAGCTGGTGGCCCGCCACCTGGGCTGA
- the cutA gene encoding divalent-cation tolerance protein CutA — protein MPGPAPTPLSLVLTTEADRERAEALAQELLERGLVACASLHPVVSLYRWQGRLERSEEVQLLLKTTPAHLEALRRALGELHSYDTPEWVHWTAASDGPYGRWLLEQLPLSPGGGPPAPAGRPGDGGPAG, from the coding sequence ATGCCTGGACCCGCGCCCACCCCCCTCAGCCTGGTCCTCACCACCGAAGCCGACCGGGAGCGGGCCGAAGCCCTGGCCCAGGAGCTGCTGGAGCGGGGCCTGGTGGCCTGCGCCAGCCTGCATCCGGTGGTGTCGCTCTATCGCTGGCAGGGCCGGCTGGAGCGGAGCGAGGAGGTGCAACTTCTGCTCAAGACGACCCCCGCCCATCTGGAGGCGCTGCGCCGCGCCCTGGGGGAGCTGCACAGCTACGACACCCCCGAATGGGTCCACTGGACGGCCGCCAGCGACGGCCCCTACGGCCGCTGGTTGCTGGAGCAGCTGCCGCTCAGCCCAGGTGGCGGGCCACCAGCTCCGGCAGGGAGGCCTGGGGACGGGGGCCCAGCTGGGTGA
- a CDS encoding precorrin-6A/cobalt-precorrin-6A reductase, translating into MHPPDGIQADPPGRAGGCDGGRIWLVAGTGEGPPLARELLARGWRLKVSLVSRAAALAYGTHPRQELAVGAIGGGDGPEAGVAAELADAGLRGAPYTWVIDATHPFATRISAALARGCSARSQPLLRLLRPDLNTAGAQPLDDLAGLGRLCQPGERLLLAIGARRLAEAVAASPGVLHHARLLPQGDALATALAAGLPPQRLAPLRPGGDGRIERALCRHWQIDTVLCRRSGGANEERWHRICADLGLRLLLLERPGEPVQVEVLPLEELLQRLGETGPDG; encoded by the coding sequence ATGCATCCGCCCGACGGGATCCAGGCCGATCCGCCCGGTCGTGCCGGCGGCTGTGATGGCGGCCGGATCTGGCTGGTGGCCGGCACGGGGGAGGGGCCGCCCCTGGCCCGGGAGCTTCTGGCCAGGGGCTGGCGCCTGAAGGTTTCGCTGGTGAGCCGGGCCGCCGCCCTGGCCTATGGCACCCATCCCCGCCAGGAGCTGGCCGTGGGGGCGATCGGGGGGGGCGACGGGCCCGAGGCCGGGGTCGCCGCTGAACTGGCTGACGCCGGACTTCGGGGCGCCCCATACACCTGGGTGATCGATGCGACCCACCCCTTCGCCACCCGCATCAGCGCTGCCCTCGCCCGCGGCTGCAGCGCCCGCTCCCAGCCCCTGCTGCGGCTGCTGCGGCCCGACCTGAACACCGCCGGTGCCCAGCCCCTGGACGATCTGGCCGGCCTCGGTCGCCTGTGCCAGCCGGGGGAACGGCTGCTGCTGGCCATCGGCGCCCGCCGCCTGGCCGAGGCCGTGGCGGCCTCGCCGGGCGTGCTGCATCACGCCCGCCTGCTGCCCCAGGGCGACGCCCTGGCGACGGCCCTGGCCGCCGGACTGCCGCCGCAGCGGCTGGCCCCCCTGCGGCCCGGGGGCGACGGCCGCATCGAGCGCGCCCTCTGCCGCCACTGGCAGATCGACACCGTGCTCTGCCGCCGCTCCGGGGGCGCCAACGAAGAGCGCTGGCACCGCATCTGCGCCGACCTAGGTCTGCGCCTGCTGCTCCTGGAGCGGCCCGGGGAGCCTGTCCAGGTGGAGGTCCTGCCACTGGAGGAACTGCTGCAGCGGCTGGGCGAAACTGGGCCCGACGGCTGA
- a CDS encoding single-stranded DNA-binding protein, with product MNHCLLEVEVLEAPQVRYTQDNQTPVAEMAVQIEGLRPDDPPGQLKVVGWGNLAQDLQNRVQVGQRFVLEGRLRMNTVTRQDGVKEKRAEFTLARLHPLSPGTGSGVTPAPSAAPARSPAPLPTPRPGGGAATPAPRRPPAPAPSRSAGAAAAEPAAPVWDTSPLVPLGDDDEIPF from the coding sequence GTGAATCACTGCTTGCTGGAGGTGGAGGTCCTGGAGGCGCCCCAGGTGCGTTACACCCAGGACAACCAGACGCCGGTGGCCGAAATGGCCGTCCAGATCGAGGGGCTGCGGCCCGACGATCCCCCGGGTCAGCTGAAGGTGGTGGGCTGGGGCAACCTGGCCCAGGATCTGCAGAACAGGGTGCAGGTGGGCCAGCGCTTCGTGCTCGAGGGCCGGCTGCGCATGAACACCGTCACCCGCCAGGACGGGGTCAAGGAGAAGCGGGCCGAGTTCACCCTGGCACGTCTCCATCCCCTCAGCCCCGGCACCGGCTCCGGCGTCACCCCGGCACCGTCTGCAGCTCCGGCCCGAAGCCCGGCCCCCCTGCCGACCCCGCGCCCCGGCGGTGGCGCCGCCACCCCCGCCCCACGGCGGCCCCCCGCGCCGGCACCGTCCCGGTCGGCTGGTGCAGCGGCCGCCGAGCCCGCCGCCCCCGTCTGGGACACCTCTCCGCTGGTCCCCCTGGGGGACGATGACGAGATCCCGTTCTGA
- a CDS encoding DUF2854 domain-containing protein, whose translation MQAFLSPGSLVTVAGAVLTVIGSIAYATDSPNISLAGVFYGVPILLGGLALKSSELPPAERLTPAAQLRDLRQKPGNEALRKLLADVTRWRYGQKAHLESSLEALKLWDEDAPPQLVAVEELEAGGGYGLRLTIECHGVAFERWQDRRERLGRFFGPGLTADLQQAGPGRLQLSLLPATPPGPAPSDPSLAAPVP comes from the coding sequence ATGCAAGCGTTTCTCTCCCCCGGCAGCCTGGTGACCGTCGCCGGTGCCGTTCTCACCGTGATCGGATCGATCGCCTACGCCACCGACAGCCCCAACATCAGCCTGGCCGGGGTCTTCTACGGCGTGCCGATCCTGCTGGGGGGGCTGGCCCTGAAATCCTCCGAGCTGCCCCCCGCCGAGCGGCTCACGCCCGCCGCCCAACTGCGTGACTTGCGCCAGAAACCCGGCAACGAAGCCCTGCGCAAGCTGCTGGCCGACGTCACCCGCTGGCGCTACGGCCAGAAGGCCCACCTGGAGAGTTCCCTGGAGGCCCTCAAGCTCTGGGACGAAGACGCCCCACCCCAGCTGGTGGCCGTCGAGGAGCTGGAGGCGGGCGGCGGCTACGGGCTGCGGCTGACGATCGAGTGCCACGGGGTTGCCTTCGAGCGCTGGCAGGATCGGCGGGAGCGGCTGGGCCGTTTCTTCGGTCCCGGCCTCACGGCTGACCTTCAGCAGGCCGGCCCCGGCCGCCTGCAGCTGAGCCTGCTGCCGGCCACCCCCCCTGGCCCTGCCCCCTCCGACCCGTCCCTCGCCGCCCCCGTCCCTTGA
- the argB gene encoding acetylglutamate kinase, with the protein MSPDRHISAEDTLRVSVLSEALPYIQRFAGRRIVIKYGGAAMVREDLREAVFRDLALLACVGVQPVVVHGGGPEINQWLAKLAIEPRFQDGLRVTSPDTMDVVEMVLVGRVNKQIVNGLNRVGGRAVGLSGSDGGLVLARTMGDGTLGMVGDVARVDPSVLAPLLAAGYIPVISSVAPNADGLAHNINADTVAGELAAALQAEKLILLTDTPGILRDRHDPASLIRQLTLSEGRRLIADGVVEGGMTPKTECCIRALAQGVKAAHIVDGRVAHSLLLEVFTNAGIGTMVVGSPGLVHG; encoded by the coding sequence TTGAGTCCCGATCGGCACATCAGCGCGGAAGACACCTTGCGGGTGTCCGTGCTCAGCGAAGCCCTGCCCTACATCCAGCGCTTCGCCGGCCGCCGCATCGTGATCAAGTACGGCGGGGCGGCCATGGTGCGCGAGGACCTGCGTGAGGCCGTCTTCCGCGACCTCGCCCTGCTCGCCTGCGTCGGCGTCCAGCCGGTGGTGGTGCACGGCGGCGGACCGGAGATCAACCAGTGGCTGGCGAAGCTGGCGATCGAGCCCCGCTTCCAGGACGGGCTGCGCGTTACCAGCCCCGACACCATGGACGTGGTGGAGATGGTGCTGGTGGGGCGGGTCAACAAGCAGATCGTCAACGGTCTCAACCGGGTGGGCGGCCGGGCCGTGGGCCTCTCCGGCAGTGATGGCGGCCTGGTGCTGGCTCGCACCATGGGCGATGGCACCCTCGGCATGGTGGGCGATGTGGCCCGGGTGGATCCCTCCGTACTCGCCCCCCTGCTCGCGGCCGGCTACATCCCGGTGATCTCCAGCGTGGCCCCCAACGCCGATGGTCTGGCCCACAACATCAATGCCGACACCGTGGCCGGCGAGCTGGCCGCGGCCCTGCAGGCGGAGAAGCTGATCCTGCTGACCGACACCCCCGGCATCCTGCGCGACCGCCACGACCCCGCCAGCCTGATCCGCCAGCTCACCCTCTCGGAGGGTCGCCGGCTGATCGCCGACGGAGTGGTGGAGGGGGGGATGACCCCCAAGACCGAGTGCTGCATCCGGGCCCTGGCCCAGGGGGTGAAGGCGGCCCACATCGTCGATGGCCGGGTGGCCCATTCCCTGCTGCTGGAGGTGTTCACCAACGCCGGCATCGGCACCATGGTGGTGGGCAGCCCTGGCCTGGTGCATGGTTGA
- a CDS encoding DUF3153 domain-containing protein codes for MVEEDPLAEARRALDRGEYGQVLRLLEPLQEERSPLTAAGAELRLLMATALMGQGRTDQAAACCRGLARCPDATLRAQAKALLLVLEAPELRRPSNWSLTLPDLAGTTPLEGVGAGVSRRSRRRPEPPPPPPVGPTRAPVGFAVVVAVVLLLLASLLGGCMEVRTELRFEGPGRLQVSHQLRSDTGTDSPWQRRFVAALEGHADGISAPGPFRPSGGSGDRLVSTPVLPAREALAALVGSLELAGRLSGVPLAAPVVVWEERNWLLGVRQHLQLELDLQALEAIPGLDLVLVLAPVRPAAVRRASPAAIAAVPAADGGGRRRLLWPLQPGQVNVLDLRCWRWSGLGLGAAAVGLALPLVLCLQAIRRRLGFGLPELPA; via the coding sequence ATGGTTGAGGAGGATCCCCTCGCCGAGGCCCGCCGGGCGCTCGATCGTGGTGAGTACGGCCAGGTGCTGCGGTTGCTGGAGCCCCTCCAGGAGGAGCGCTCCCCCCTGACGGCCGCCGGCGCCGAGCTGCGTCTGCTGATGGCCACCGCCCTGATGGGCCAGGGGCGCACCGACCAGGCGGCGGCCTGCTGCCGCGGCCTCGCCCGCTGCCCCGATGCGACCCTGCGGGCCCAGGCCAAGGCCCTCCTGCTGGTGCTGGAGGCCCCGGAGCTGCGCCGTCCCAGCAACTGGTCGCTGACCCTGCCGGACCTCGCCGGCACCACCCCACTCGAAGGGGTCGGCGCCGGGGTCAGCCGCCGCTCCCGCCGCCGCCCGGAGCCGCCGCCGCCCCCGCCGGTGGGGCCCACCCGGGCGCCGGTGGGCTTTGCGGTGGTGGTGGCGGTGGTGCTCCTGCTGCTGGCTTCCCTCTTGGGGGGCTGCATGGAGGTGCGCACCGAGCTGCGCTTCGAGGGCCCCGGCCGGCTCCAGGTCAGCCACCAGCTGCGCAGTGACACCGGCACCGACAGCCCCTGGCAGCGACGGTTCGTCGCGGCGTTGGAGGGACATGCCGACGGGATCTCCGCCCCCGGGCCCTTCCGCCCCTCCGGCGGCAGCGGCGACCGGCTGGTCTCCACCCCCGTGCTGCCCGCCCGTGAGGCCCTCGCTGCCCTGGTGGGCAGCCTGGAGCTGGCGGGCAGGCTGAGCGGCGTCCCCCTGGCGGCACCGGTGGTGGTCTGGGAGGAACGCAACTGGCTGCTGGGCGTCCGCCAGCATCTGCAGCTGGAGCTCGATCTCCAGGCCCTCGAGGCGATCCCGGGGCTGGATCTTGTGCTCGTGCTCGCCCCGGTGCGGCCGGCGGCGGTGCGGCGGGCGAGCCCCGCTGCCATTGCGGCGGTCCCAGCGGCAGACGGCGGCGGCCGCCGCCGTCTGCTCTGGCCCCTCCAGCCCGGGCAGGTCAATGTCCTGGACCTGCGCTGCTGGCGCTGGAGCGGCCTGGGGCTGGGGGCGGCGGCGGTGGGCCTGGCTCTGCCGCTGGTGCTCTGCCTGCAGGCGATCCGGCGGCGGCTGGGCTTCGGCCTGCCGGAGCTGCCGGCCTGA